Proteins co-encoded in one Sphingopyxis sp. BE259 genomic window:
- a CDS encoding DUF2497 domain-containing protein, which translates to MGDMSREPSMEDILSSIRRVIARDEAPGAAREITPAVAEDILDLHDEEDDDGPQPAAETEELVSEASADAARQSLDALTAAITPAVAAATVAAPAVAGRTMEDVVLDALRPMLKDWLDANLPPLVEAMVAKEISRITGRRI; encoded by the coding sequence ATGGGCGACATGTCGCGGGAACCATCAATGGAAGACATTTTGTCGTCGATCAGGCGCGTGATCGCGCGCGACGAAGCCCCCGGCGCAGCGCGCGAAATCACGCCCGCGGTTGCCGAAGACATTCTCGACCTGCACGACGAAGAAGATGATGATGGCCCGCAGCCCGCAGCCGAAACCGAAGAACTGGTTTCCGAAGCCAGTGCCGATGCGGCGCGCCAGTCGCTCGACGCGCTGACCGCGGCGATCACGCCCGCAGTGGCCGCTGCAACCGTTGCGGCGCCCGCCGTCGCCGGTCGGACCATGGAAGACGTCGTGCTCGACGCGCTCCGCCCGATGTTGAAAGACTGGCTCGACGCCAACCTGCCCCCGCTGGTCGAAGCAATGGTTGCCAAGGAAATCAGCCGGATTACCGGGCGGCGGATTTAA
- a CDS encoding A/G-specific adenine glycosylase, with the protein MSVQTSDSVGDIASDFAARLLIWYDSAARVLPWRIAPGSDAVPDPYRIWLAEVMLQQTTVAAVAGYFARFTQRWPTVADLAAADDADVMAAWAGLGYYARARNLLACARAVVANLGGRFPDSEAALRALPGIGDYTAASVAAIAFGRPAAVIDANVERVIARHRLIETPLPLAKREIRNVLTPLVPQDRPGDFAQALMDLGATICTPRAPTCMICPLAADCRARGRPDIARLPVKPPKKAKPHRHGVAHWIERDARIWLVRRPDKGMLGGMRALPGGDWSEAPPTESGIAQVDHGFTHFDLTLHLVRREAPPETDDAAAEGRWWPISDLDAAGLPTLYRKLVGKMLEKNA; encoded by the coding sequence GTGAGCGTCCAGACTTCCGACAGCGTTGGCGACATCGCAAGCGACTTCGCCGCGCGTCTGCTGATATGGTACGACAGCGCCGCCCGAGTGCTGCCGTGGCGGATCGCGCCGGGCAGCGACGCGGTGCCGGATCCCTATCGAATCTGGCTGGCCGAGGTGATGTTGCAACAGACGACGGTTGCGGCGGTCGCAGGCTATTTTGCGCGGTTTACCCAGCGCTGGCCGACGGTTGCCGATCTGGCGGCGGCGGACGACGCCGATGTGATGGCCGCCTGGGCCGGGCTGGGCTATTATGCCCGCGCGCGCAACTTGCTCGCCTGCGCGCGGGCCGTGGTCGCGAATCTCGGCGGACGCTTTCCCGATAGCGAGGCGGCTTTGCGCGCGCTGCCCGGCATCGGCGACTATACTGCGGCGTCGGTGGCGGCGATCGCCTTTGGCCGCCCGGCGGCGGTCATCGACGCCAATGTCGAACGGGTGATCGCGCGCCACCGCCTGATCGAAACTCCGCTGCCACTCGCAAAGCGCGAAATTCGGAATGTTTTGACACCGCTGGTGCCGCAGGATCGACCAGGCGATTTTGCACAGGCGCTGATGGATCTCGGTGCGACGATCTGTACCCCGCGCGCCCCTACCTGCATGATCTGCCCGCTAGCCGCAGACTGCCGCGCGCGCGGTCGGCCCGACATCGCACGCCTGCCGGTCAAGCCGCCAAAGAAAGCCAAGCCGCATCGGCATGGGGTGGCGCACTGGATCGAACGCGATGCGCGGATCTGGCTGGTTCGACGTCCCGACAAGGGGATGCTGGGCGGGATGCGCGCACTGCCCGGCGGCGACTGGAGTGAGGCGCCTCCCACCGAGTCGGGCATCGCTCAGGTCGATCATGGTTTTACCCATTTCGACCTGACGCTGCATTTGGTGCGCCGCGAAGCACCTCCCGAAACCGACGATGCCGCAGCGGAAGGCAGATGGTGGCCGATCTCGGACCTTGACGCGGCGGGACTGCCGACGCTCTATCGCAAGCTGGTGGGTAAGATGCTGGAGAAAAACGCATGA
- a CDS encoding DciA family protein — MTKDAGEDGRAKKAKAKGAAKQPAKAPVRAYERPRGGEARAISDLVPEIGRAAFRKFGFIQSSVVSRWREIVGDRLADVTQPAMIRFPVGAKAGGTLHLTISGAHAPMLQHVTPDIIAAVNRFFGYAAVAQVRMTHGHVTPAAPVQPAAMLKPIPAELGDSLRDIGDPELRTVLERMASGLAAAPKLPRIS; from the coding sequence ATGACGAAAGACGCTGGCGAGGATGGCCGGGCCAAAAAGGCCAAGGCGAAGGGTGCGGCCAAACAGCCCGCCAAAGCGCCGGTGCGCGCCTATGAACGCCCGCGCGGCGGCGAAGCGCGCGCCATCTCCGACCTTGTCCCCGAAATCGGCCGCGCCGCCTTTCGCAAATTCGGCTTCATCCAAAGCTCGGTGGTCAGCCGCTGGCGCGAGATCGTCGGCGACCGGCTGGCCGACGTGACCCAGCCCGCGATGATCCGCTTTCCGGTCGGCGCCAAGGCGGGCGGCACGTTGCACCTGACGATCAGCGGCGCGCACGCCCCGATGCTCCAACACGTCACCCCCGATATCATCGCCGCGGTGAACCGCTTCTTCGGCTATGCCGCCGTGGCCCAGGTCCGCATGACCCACGGCCATGTTACCCCCGCAGCGCCCGTTCAGCCCGCGGCAATGCTGAAACCCATACCCGCGGAACTGGGCGACAGTTTGCGCGATATCGGCGACCCGGAACTGCGTACCGTGCTCGAACGCATGGCGTCGGGACTGGCCGCCGCGCCCAAACTGCCCCGGATCAGTTGA
- a CDS encoding serine hydrolase domain-containing protein, whose protein sequence is MNMMVSRRTLLGGLALGGGAALLPRAAFAFKESGAQLYPATHAFIKGFVDRRELAGALAAIGKGQDAAEFFGAGVQSNDSPTPVGPDTLWRLYSMTKPVTGIAAMLLIEDGKMKLDQPIADFLPAFAKMQVQNTPDGSITDLRPAKTPITVRHLLTHTAGLGYNIMQKGPIKKAYDDAGIVGGQASRLPIPGFAAVTAAPSLAVMADRLAALPLVYEPGTKWSYSISLDLLGRVIEVVSGQPFDAFLKARLFDPLGMTSTGFMVAAKDVGRFTTNYAPYGGALIPFDPATSSIYLDPPPYPFGGGGLVSSARDYDRFLAMLLGEGATGGKRVMKVETARLAMSNLLTDSIDRKGTFVDGEGFGAGGRVSLPTSRGGEGIFGWAGAAGTIGFVHRGLGYRAAGYAQYMPSNALPFQEKFGETFFKDVIA, encoded by the coding sequence ATGAACATGATGGTTTCGCGCCGGACGCTGCTCGGCGGACTGGCGCTGGGCGGCGGCGCTGCGCTGCTGCCACGCGCCGCCTTCGCGTTCAAGGAAAGCGGCGCACAACTTTATCCCGCGACCCATGCCTTCATCAAAGGTTTCGTCGACCGCCGCGAACTGGCCGGTGCGCTCGCCGCGATCGGCAAGGGACAGGACGCGGCCGAATTTTTCGGCGCCGGGGTGCAGTCGAACGATTCGCCGACGCCGGTCGGTCCCGACACGCTGTGGCGTCTCTATTCGATGACCAAGCCGGTCACCGGGATCGCCGCGATGCTGCTGATCGAAGACGGCAAGATGAAACTCGACCAGCCGATCGCCGATTTCCTGCCCGCTTTTGCCAAAATGCAGGTGCAGAATACGCCCGATGGGTCGATCACCGACCTGCGCCCGGCGAAAACGCCGATCACGGTGCGCCACCTGCTCACCCACACCGCCGGGCTTGGCTATAACATCATGCAAAAGGGTCCGATCAAAAAGGCCTATGACGACGCCGGCATCGTCGGCGGTCAGGCCAGCCGGTTGCCGATTCCGGGTTTCGCGGCGGTCACCGCCGCACCCAGCCTGGCGGTAATGGCCGACCGGCTGGCAGCACTGCCGCTGGTTTATGAGCCGGGGACCAAATGGAGCTATTCGATCAGCCTCGATTTGCTGGGCCGGGTGATCGAAGTCGTTTCGGGGCAGCCGTTCGATGCGTTCCTGAAAGCGCGGCTGTTCGATCCGCTGGGCATGACGAGCACCGGCTTCATGGTTGCGGCGAAGGATGTCGGGCGCTTTACCACCAACTATGCGCCCTATGGCGGAGCGCTGATCCCCTTCGATCCGGCGACCAGCTCGATCTATCTCGACCCGCCACCCTATCCGTTCGGCGGCGGCGGGCTGGTGTCGAGCGCGCGCGATTACGACCGCTTCCTTGCGATGCTGCTTGGCGAAGGCGCCACCGGCGGCAAACGGGTGATGAAGGTCGAGACGGCCCGGCTGGCGATGTCGAACCTGCTGACCGACAGCATCGACCGCAAGGGGACGTTCGTCGATGGCGAGGGTTTTGGTGCGGGCGGCCGCGTGTCGTTGCCGACGTCGCGGGGCGGCGAAGGTATTTTCGGTTGGGCGGGCGCCGCGGGCACGATCGGCTTCGTCCACCGCGGTCTCGGCTATCGCGCCGCGGGCTATGCGCAATATATGCCCTCGAACGCGCTGCCGTTTCAGGAAAAGTTCGGCGAGACCTTTTTCAAGGATGTCATCGCCTGA
- a CDS encoding thioredoxin domain-containing protein, which translates to MTASLRIALLSSLGALALAGCGGGADDPAKEQAAVAKVAAPAGKSWSQVVSIDGDGVVMGNPDAPIKLEEFGAFTCGHCAQFTKDSHEELKRDFVDTGRVSYKLTPFMLHPVDAIAGAIVKCTGPDRFFPLADATFLEHEAFIAGAQKPQPGIEAAMQLPPEQRFTALAKGWGIDQFYQQRGVPAATIQACLSKVDNVSAIEKGTNNAVEKHQINSTPSFVINGQVAEGINGWGPLRDRLRTMGAR; encoded by the coding sequence ATGACCGCATCGCTTCGTATCGCCCTTTTGTCTTCGCTTGGCGCGCTCGCGCTCGCTGGTTGCGGCGGCGGCGCCGACGACCCGGCCAAGGAACAGGCCGCCGTGGCCAAGGTTGCCGCGCCCGCGGGCAAAAGCTGGTCACAGGTCGTCAGCATCGACGGCGATGGCGTCGTGATGGGCAATCCCGATGCGCCGATCAAACTCGAGGAATTCGGTGCCTTCACCTGCGGCCACTGCGCCCAGTTCACCAAGGATTCGCACGAAGAGCTGAAGCGCGATTTCGTCGATACCGGCCGCGTTTCCTACAAGCTGACCCCGTTCATGCTGCATCCGGTCGATGCCATCGCCGGGGCGATCGTCAAATGCACCGGCCCCGACCGCTTCTTCCCACTCGCCGATGCGACCTTCCTGGAACATGAAGCGTTCATCGCCGGGGCGCAAAAGCCGCAGCCGGGGATCGAGGCGGCGATGCAGCTGCCCCCCGAACAACGGTTCACCGCGCTCGCCAAAGGCTGGGGCATCGATCAATTCTACCAGCAGCGCGGCGTTCCCGCCGCGACGATCCAGGCGTGCCTGAGCAAGGTCGACAATGTCTCGGCGATCGAAAAGGGCACCAATAACGCGGTCGAGAAACATCAAATCAACAGCACGCCATCCTTCGTCATCAACGGTCAGGTTGCCGAAGGCATTAACGGCTGGGGCCCGCTGCGCGACCGCCTGCGCACGATGGGCGCCCGCTGA
- a CDS encoding TolC family outer membrane protein, whose translation MLDTDKKRPLPRARWLAGLAVGALTLSPAAHAETLQDALAKAYENNPTLTAARAGQRANDENVPIQKSGGLPSIGVGVDYQENLVLPGNSFFSPKRFVSVGGQVSVPIYQGGAVRNAVKAAKFRVEAGQADLRATEASIFAQTVGAYMDVIRDQAIVQLNQKNVAVLRTNLQASSDRFEIGDLTRTDVAQSQARLALAEGDLRTAEANLIASRESYVRLVGDAPVDLEQPPQLPNLPASPDEAVAIALTSNPDIEAANQSVNASRADIGVARAGRLPKLSATTSGGYNNNLNSVNDPTSENTTKSASAGLSLTIPIFQGGRPSAQVRQAQSRTSQAIENYVEVERSVIAQTRGAYAAWQANEQIIAATQQAVSANGLSLEGVRAENSVGTRSILDILNAEQEYLNTQVQLVSAQRNSYVAAFSVLAAMGKAEARDLGIEGGALYDPEVNYKRVRGQIWDWADDPAPQQQATDTRAIPAATANVPVGPPAPPRQ comes from the coding sequence ATGCTCGACACCGATAAGAAACGGCCTCTCCCCCGCGCCCGCTGGCTCGCTGGCCTGGCGGTCGGCGCGCTGACGTTATCGCCCGCGGCGCACGCTGAAACGCTGCAGGATGCATTGGCGAAGGCGTATGAAAACAACCCGACGTTGACCGCGGCGCGCGCCGGACAGCGCGCCAACGACGAGAATGTGCCGATCCAGAAATCGGGCGGGCTGCCGAGCATCGGGGTCGGGGTCGACTATCAGGAAAATCTGGTCCTGCCCGGCAACAGCTTTTTCTCGCCCAAACGCTTTGTCAGTGTCGGCGGCCAGGTGTCGGTGCCGATCTATCAGGGCGGCGCGGTGCGCAACGCGGTGAAGGCCGCCAAATTTCGCGTCGAAGCCGGACAGGCCGATCTGCGCGCGACCGAAGCGAGCATTTTTGCGCAGACCGTCGGTGCCTATATGGATGTCATCCGCGATCAGGCTATCGTCCAGCTGAACCAGAAGAATGTCGCGGTGCTGCGGACCAATTTGCAGGCGTCGAGCGACCGGTTCGAGATCGGCGATCTGACCCGTACCGACGTCGCCCAGTCGCAGGCGCGGCTCGCGCTGGCCGAGGGCGATCTGCGGACCGCCGAGGCGAATTTGATCGCCAGCCGCGAATCCTATGTGCGGCTGGTCGGCGACGCGCCGGTCGATCTGGAACAGCCACCGCAGTTGCCGAACCTGCCCGCCTCGCCCGACGAGGCGGTCGCGATCGCGCTGACCAGCAACCCCGACATCGAGGCCGCGAATCAGTCGGTCAACGCCAGTCGCGCCGACATCGGCGTCGCGCGCGCCGGGCGACTGCCCAAATTGTCGGCGACAACCAGCGGCGGCTATAACAACAACCTGAATTCGGTGAACGACCCGACGTCGGAAAACACCACGAAAAGCGCCTCGGCCGGACTGTCGCTGACGATCCCGATCTTTCAGGGCGGCCGTCCGTCGGCGCAGGTCCGGCAAGCGCAGTCGCGCACCAGCCAGGCGATCGAAAATTACGTCGAGGTCGAACGCAGTGTCATTGCCCAGACCCGCGGCGCCTATGCCGCGTGGCAGGCGAACGAACAGATCATCGCGGCGACGCAGCAGGCGGTGAGCGCCAACGGCCTGTCGCTGGAGGGCGTGCGCGCCGAAAACAGCGTCGGCACCCGGTCGATCCTCGACATCTTGAACGCCGAACAGGAATATCTGAACACCCAGGTCCAGCTGGTATCGGCGCAGCGCAACAGCTACGTCGCTGCCTTCTCGGTGCTCGCCGCGATGGGCAAGGCCGAAGCCCGCGATCTGGGGATCGAGGGCGGCGCGCTCTATGATCCCGAGGTCAATTACAAGCGCGTGCGCGGCCAGATCTGGGACTGGGCCGACGATCCAGCGCCGCAGCAGCAGGCGACTGATACGCGCGCGATCCCCGCGGCAACCGCCAATGTGCCCGTTGGTCCGCCCGCCCCGCCGCGACAATAA
- a CDS encoding protein-L-isoaspartate O-methyltransferase, whose protein sequence is MATKFSEITAADMRSAMIDSQLRTNDVIDAAVVGAMAAVPREAYVPAHLASVAYMDRAIALGHGRALNAPLVTGRMLVAAAIRPGQRVLLIGSATGYMAALLSRLGAEVHAVEEQAELMAMAQATTTDPAIRWVAGPLNAGAPDAAPFDRIVIEGAIEVLPDALAAQLVEGGRLVAARREGAVTRLVHGVKAGGAVPLRSFADMDAAPLPGFTAPAGFTF, encoded by the coding sequence ATGGCGACGAAGTTTAGCGAAATCACCGCGGCGGACATGCGCTCTGCCATGATCGACAGCCAGCTGCGCACCAACGACGTGATCGACGCAGCGGTGGTTGGCGCGATGGCGGCGGTGCCGCGCGAGGCGTATGTTCCCGCCCATCTGGCGAGCGTGGCCTATATGGACCGGGCGATCGCGCTAGGCCATGGCCGCGCGCTGAATGCGCCGCTGGTCACCGGCCGGATGCTGGTTGCCGCGGCGATCCGCCCCGGCCAGCGCGTGCTGCTGATCGGCAGCGCGACCGGCTATATGGCCGCACTGCTGTCGCGGCTTGGCGCCGAAGTCCACGCGGTCGAGGAACAGGCCGAGCTGATGGCGATGGCGCAGGCAACGACCACCGACCCCGCCATCCGCTGGGTCGCCGGACCGCTGAACGCCGGGGCACCCGACGCCGCGCCGTTCGACCGGATCGTCATCGAAGGCGCGATCGAGGTGCTGCCCGACGCGCTCGCGGCGCAACTGGTCGAGGGCGGCCGCCTGGTCGCGGCGCGCCGCGAAGGCGCGGTGACGCGGCTGGTCCACGGGGTCAAGGCTGGCGGCGCGGTGCCGCTGCGCAGCTTTGCCGACATGGACGCCGCGCCGCTGCCCGGCTTTACCGCCCCGGCGGGCTTCACCTTCTAA
- the nudC gene encoding NAD(+) diphosphatase — protein MPLPLGFTGAWLDRADHLRNDAAGFAAAVADPRARCLALDGIDFVPGESGGLLWEMLDPADDRALLLLGLDEAGLPHFVREAAAGVRIDARSRTVMRLLPLLSGEEAALYGGARSLVDWHARHRFCAVCGAPTGVFRAGWGRRCGGCNAEHFPRVDPVVIMLAECDGRVLVGRQGGFPPGFFSALAGFVEPGESLEEAVARELFEEAGIRVADVSYVASQPWPFPSSLMIGCRAVTTDPALTLDTTEIEAAMWVDKAEVRAALAGDMGAPFMAPPPLAIARYLLEDWAG, from the coding sequence ATGCCCCTGCCGCTGGGCTTTACCGGAGCGTGGCTCGACCGTGCCGATCATCTGCGTAACGATGCCGCAGGCTTCGCCGCCGCGGTTGCCGACCCCCGCGCGCGGTGTCTGGCGCTCGACGGGATCGATTTTGTGCCCGGAGAGAGCGGCGGGTTGTTGTGGGAGATGCTCGATCCCGCCGACGACCGCGCGCTGCTGCTGCTCGGCCTCGACGAGGCCGGGCTCCCGCATTTCGTTCGCGAAGCGGCGGCCGGAGTGCGGATCGACGCGCGTTCGCGGACGGTGATGCGGTTGCTGCCGCTTCTCTCTGGAGAAGAGGCGGCGCTTTATGGCGGCGCGCGCAGCTTGGTCGACTGGCACGCGCGGCATCGTTTCTGTGCGGTGTGCGGGGCGCCGACCGGCGTGTTCCGCGCCGGTTGGGGGCGGCGCTGCGGCGGCTGCAACGCCGAACATTTCCCGCGGGTCGATCCCGTCGTCATCATGCTCGCCGAATGCGACGGACGAGTGCTGGTCGGGCGGCAGGGCGGCTTTCCGCCGGGCTTTTTCTCGGCGCTGGCGGGGTTCGTCGAACCCGGCGAATCGCTGGAGGAAGCGGTAGCGCGCGAATTGTTCGAGGAAGCGGGCATCCGCGTGGCGGACGTGAGCTATGTGGCGAGCCAGCCATGGCCATTTCCGTCATCGCTGATGATCGGGTGCCGCGCGGTCACGACTGATCCGGCGTTGACCCTCGATACCACCGAGATCGAGGCGGCGATGTGGGTCGACAAGGCCGAAGTGCGCGCCGCGCTGGCGGGCGACATGGGCGCGCCGTTCATGGCGCCGCCGCCACTGGCGATCGCGCGCTATTTGCTGGAGGATTGGGCGGGCTGA
- a CDS encoding thioredoxin domain-containing protein, producing MSAFDDPILDRRTAVLALSSAALTLIAATPAKPKPWSATVTTSPIGAHVVGNPAAKVRLVEYFSYTCHVCADFAKLGAAPLKTQYIDRGLVLFEYRNLVRDPVDMTAALLARCGGATAFARNHQAIFLAFPTWMAKVTKASDAQKTSWFEGTTGERARKIAADTGLAALMRARGYTQAQLDAALDSEVAQAELTGMTNIARGADRVAGTPSFFINGRNAAVTAWLPLKSKLDQAIKGS from the coding sequence ATGTCCGCTTTTGACGACCCCATTCTTGATCGCCGCACCGCGGTGCTGGCGCTGTCGAGTGCCGCGCTGACCCTGATCGCCGCAACGCCTGCAAAACCCAAACCATGGTCGGCGACCGTGACCACCAGTCCGATCGGCGCCCATGTCGTCGGCAACCCCGCAGCCAAGGTCCGGCTGGTCGAATATTTCAGCTACACCTGCCACGTCTGCGCCGATTTTGCGAAGCTGGGGGCAGCGCCGCTCAAGACCCAATATATCGACCGCGGGCTGGTGTTGTTCGAGTATCGCAACCTGGTGCGCGACCCGGTCGACATGACCGCGGCGCTGCTCGCGCGCTGCGGCGGCGCGACTGCGTTCGCGCGCAATCATCAAGCGATCTTCCTGGCGTTCCCAACCTGGATGGCCAAGGTGACGAAGGCCAGCGACGCCCAAAAGACCAGCTGGTTCGAGGGCACGACGGGCGAGCGCGCGCGCAAGATCGCCGCCGATACCGGGCTCGCCGCGCTGATGCGCGCGCGCGGCTACACCCAGGCACAGCTCGACGCCGCGCTCGACAGCGAGGTGGCGCAGGCCGAGCTGACCGGCATGACCAACATCGCCCGGGGTGCCGACCGCGTCGCGGGCACCCCCAGCTTTTTCATCAACGGCCGCAACGCGGCGGTCACCGCGTGGCTCCCTCTCAAATCGAAACTCGACCAAGCGATCAAGGGATCGTAA